The following are from one region of the Muntiacus reevesi chromosome 3, mMunRee1.1, whole genome shotgun sequence genome:
- the LOC136163241 gene encoding gamma-crystallin C isoform X1 produces the protein MGKITFYEDRGFQGRCYECSSDCPNLQPYFSRCNSVRVGSGCWMLYERPNYQGPQYFLRRGDYPDYQQWMGLSDSIRSCCLIRDQTSSHRLRLYEREDQKGLMVELSEDCPCIQDRFRLSEVRSLHVLEGCWVLYEMPNYRGRQYLLRPQEYRRYQDWGAVDAKAGSLRRVVDLY, from the exons ATGGGCAAG ATCACCTTCTACGAGGACCGGGGCTTCCAGGGCCGCTGCTACGAGTGCAGCAGCGACTGCCCCAACCTGCAGCCCTACTTCAGCCGCTGCAACTCCGTCCGCGTGGGCAGCGGCTGCTGGATGCTGTATGAGCGCCCCAACTACCAGGGCCCCCAGTACTTCCTGCGGCGCGGAGACTACCCCGACTACCAGCAGTGGATGGGTCTCAGCGACTCCATCCGCTCCTGCTGTCTCATCCGCGAC CAGACAAGCTCCCATAGGCTGCGGCTGTATGAGAGAGAGGACCAGAAAGGCCTCATGGTGGAGCTGAGCGAGGACTGCCCCTGCATCCAGGACCGCTTCCGCCTGAGCGAGGTCCGCTCGCTGCACGTGCTGGAGGGCTGCTGGGTCCTCTACGAGATGCCCAACTACAGGGGGCGGCAGTACCTGCTGCGGCCCCAAGAGTACAGGCGCTACCAAGACTGGGGGGCCGTGGATGCCAAGGCGGGCTCTCTGCGGAGGGTGGTGGATTTATACTAA
- the LOC136163241 gene encoding gamma-crystallin C isoform X2: MGKITFYEDRGFQGRCYECSSDCPNLQPYFSRCNSVRVGSGCWMLYERPNYQGPQYFLRRGDYPDYQQWMGLSDSIRSCCLIRDTSSHRLRLYEREDQKGLMVELSEDCPCIQDRFRLSEVRSLHVLEGCWVLYEMPNYRGRQYLLRPQEYRRYQDWGAVDAKAGSLRRVVDLY; the protein is encoded by the exons ATGGGCAAG ATCACCTTCTACGAGGACCGGGGCTTCCAGGGCCGCTGCTACGAGTGCAGCAGCGACTGCCCCAACCTGCAGCCCTACTTCAGCCGCTGCAACTCCGTCCGCGTGGGCAGCGGCTGCTGGATGCTGTATGAGCGCCCCAACTACCAGGGCCCCCAGTACTTCCTGCGGCGCGGAGACTACCCCGACTACCAGCAGTGGATGGGTCTCAGCGACTCCATCCGCTCCTGCTGTCTCATCCGCGAC ACAAGCTCCCATAGGCTGCGGCTGTATGAGAGAGAGGACCAGAAAGGCCTCATGGTGGAGCTGAGCGAGGACTGCCCCTGCATCCAGGACCGCTTCCGCCTGAGCGAGGTCCGCTCGCTGCACGTGCTGGAGGGCTGCTGGGTCCTCTACGAGATGCCCAACTACAGGGGGCGGCAGTACCTGCTGCGGCCCCAAGAGTACAGGCGCTACCAAGACTGGGGGGCCGTGGATGCCAAGGCGGGCTCTCTGCGGAGGGTGGTGGATTTATACTAA